The following proteins are encoded in a genomic region of Hymenobacter siberiensis:
- a CDS encoding flavin-containing monooxygenase — protein MPIPLAPAAPLIHTDTLVIGAGQAGLAAAYYLQRHGVDFRLLDAAPTAGHAWDTRYDSLRLFSPAWASGLPGRPWPGRRLRYPTRAETSAYLRDYAAHFAFPLDADQRVTRLTAAPGQPGYHAHTAAGRTYAARRVIVATGPYTTPKIPAWATQLPAAVAQLPSRDYRRPSQLPGTGPVAVVGSGNSALQIAADIAATSRPVFVAFDEKTPAMPNSQLMWAGLTLMGLLRIPRHTALGRWMVSQPEPVVSGDLARLRRLPAATFIGRATAVLPTGAIEGQRAASPPLDAVVWATGYRPAYDWLELPIFEANGQPRHQRGLTAAPGVAFLGLDWLDSRNSALLNGIGADARRVVQTLLQMP, from the coding sequence ATGCCCATTCCCCTGGCCCCGGCGGCCCCGCTCATTCACACCGACACGCTGGTGATTGGGGCGGGGCAGGCCGGACTGGCCGCCGCTTATTACCTGCAACGGCACGGCGTTGATTTCCGCCTGCTGGATGCCGCGCCCACGGCCGGCCATGCCTGGGACACCCGCTACGATTCGCTCCGCCTGTTTTCTCCGGCCTGGGCCAGCGGCCTGCCCGGCCGGCCCTGGCCCGGCCGCCGCCTCCGCTACCCAACCCGGGCCGAAACCAGCGCCTACCTGCGCGACTACGCCGCACATTTCGCGTTTCCGCTCGATGCCGACCAGCGCGTGACCCGCCTCACAGCCGCCCCCGGCCAGCCCGGCTACCACGCGCACACCGCCGCCGGCCGCACCTACGCCGCCCGCCGCGTGATAGTGGCCACCGGCCCCTACACCACCCCCAAAATACCGGCGTGGGCCACCCAGCTGCCCGCTGCCGTGGCCCAGCTGCCCAGCCGCGACTACCGCCGGCCGAGCCAGCTGCCCGGCACCGGCCCGGTGGCCGTGGTGGGCAGCGGCAACTCGGCCCTGCAAATCGCGGCCGATATTGCGGCCACCAGCCGGCCGGTTTTCGTGGCTTTCGATGAGAAGACCCCGGCCATGCCCAACAGCCAGCTGATGTGGGCCGGCCTGACCCTCATGGGCCTGCTGCGCATTCCGCGCCACACGGCCCTCGGCCGCTGGATGGTGAGCCAGCCCGAACCCGTGGTGAGCGGCGACCTGGCGCGCCTGCGCCGGCTGCCGGCGGCCACCTTCATTGGCCGAGCCACGGCGGTGCTGCCCACCGGGGCCATTGAGGGCCAGCGGGCGGCCTCCCCTCCCCTCGATGCCGTGGTGTGGGCCACCGGCTACCGCCCGGCCTACGACTGGCTGGAGCTGCCCATTTTTGAGGCCAATGGCCAGCCCCGGCACCAGCGCGGCCTCACGGCCGCGCCGGGCGTGGCGTTTCTGGGACTCGACTGGCTCGATAGCCGCAACTCGGCGCTGCTCAACGGTATTGGGGCCGATGCCCGGCGCGTGGTGCAGACCCTGCTGCAAATGCCCTAA
- a CDS encoding amino acid--tRNA ligase-related protein — MDTNTLAPKVAAATLSSAHAGNRNLSTDPKRMAVIKVWDAMMRGARKYCEQEGFVTVHNMPHIVGVTGACENTDTLFTLDWYDGKKMFLPQSNQLYIEMLTQAVEGGRVCGEIQSFRKELNADNRRLAQFTLFEIEHLGDLDELLGHLSGIVRTAANEVATKCAKELALFGRDAEDIKDLTFKRMTYADAIERLKPEGFPELQWGDDLGAAEENRLTELEGPIFITHYPADIKFFNMRNNDDDPRVVNSSDLLLPLAGESAGSAEREFNGAKLRHKLETSSMLAGLIRQGMKLEDFEGYLGFHEEHDVKLHSGAGVGMARVAQFILGQTDIRECVPFLINRDNII; from the coding sequence ATGGACACCAACACCCTCGCCCCCAAGGTAGCCGCCGCTACCCTCTCCTCGGCCCACGCCGGCAACCGCAACCTGAGCACCGACCCCAAGCGCATGGCGGTAATCAAAGTATGGGATGCCATGATGCGCGGCGCCCGCAAGTACTGCGAGCAGGAAGGCTTCGTGACTGTACACAACATGCCCCACATTGTGGGCGTGACCGGTGCTTGCGAAAACACTGACACCCTGTTTACGCTGGACTGGTACGACGGCAAGAAGATGTTCCTGCCCCAGTCGAACCAGCTCTACATCGAAATGCTGACCCAGGCCGTGGAAGGCGGCCGCGTGTGCGGCGAAATCCAGAGCTTCCGCAAGGAGCTGAACGCTGATAATCGCCGCTTGGCGCAGTTCACCCTGTTCGAAATTGAGCACCTCGGCGACCTCGACGAACTGCTGGGCCACCTGAGCGGCATTGTGCGCACCGCCGCCAACGAAGTAGCCACCAAGTGCGCCAAGGAGCTGGCCCTGTTTGGCCGCGATGCTGAGGACATCAAAGACCTCACCTTTAAGCGCATGACCTACGCCGATGCCATCGAGCGCCTCAAGCCCGAAGGATTTCCCGAGCTGCAGTGGGGCGACGACCTGGGTGCTGCCGAAGAAAACCGCCTCACCGAGCTGGAGGGTCCCATCTTCATCACGCACTACCCGGCCGACATCAAGTTCTTCAACATGCGCAACAACGACGACGACCCCCGCGTGGTGAACTCGTCGGACCTGCTGCTGCCGCTGGCCGGCGAGTCGGCTGGTTCGGCCGAGCGGGAGTTCAACGGTGCCAAGCTGCGCCACAAGCTGGAAACCAGCTCGATGCTGGCCGGCCTCATCCGCCAGGGCATGAAGCTGGAAGACTTCGAGGGGTACCTCGGCTTCCACGAAGAGCACGACGTGAAGCTGCACTCGGGTGCCGGTGTGGGCATGGCCCGCGTGGCCCAGTTCATCCTCGGTCAGACGGACATCCGCGAGTGCGTGCCGTTCCTGATTAACCGCGACAACATTATCTAA
- a CDS encoding PAS domain S-box protein gives MQLPPLAPAGNAAALPGVVPRQVLANRVALILFSYDMRHRQLVHCNQHCHTVLGYTAQALLALGASLGQQIMHPDSLAQLMQSDMKQLLARHQTAIWDCRVRHHDGSWHLLRLRMRASVLGPEGQVWEIMGSAEDVTRHRAAMDELRQSRHQLRQVLDVVPNLVAVFDLQQQRTTYTNRRIETLLGYTSEEILAFPPGHLLPHLLPTESLVCYQGTMKDVAQLRDGEVRAVEYTARHRDGTTRWLHSAHAPFGRDAQGRTTSVISVTEDISEQRADDEQHRLATARLTEQHRLFRQVIDALPHPIYLKDEHGNYLLANKSLAALYNMTPDELVRAGKPDIPTTEDAARYRQQDLQVLTTGQDLTQEECFTNPDGRVNWFSSVKRLFVQDDGTAQVLGVDSNITELKSTQQALEGAIATAQVDAQAKEDFLANMSHEIRTPLHGILGLTGVLVKTTLSRSQHDYLRLLGESAEHLLNVLNDVLTTARLGAGKLQPEAISFAPIELLRGCAALLRPRAREKGLHLRIEKPTLPGPVLGDAHRLRQVLLNLVSNAIKFTETGTIHLRCRVVPGPRQHTEPAGTVWLQFMVSDTGLGIAPETLDKIFEPFTQATASTDREYGGTGLGLSISEGLVKLMGGVLQVSSEVNQGSTFAFTLAFQPVAAARPAEPKTPAEAPALADAGRILLVEDNLVNSLLAETVLRNWGWQVTTAASGLAAINLFKHRTFDLVLMDIQMPGMDGETAARALRQHPDPSRAATPVIALTARAQSGEAERLRASGFAGYLAKPYREEQLLETMQAVLAHHSQASKSPSTPLTTPTMPSAAPSLYNLSNVRQLVRNDETIVRRLAWAFIETTPAILTALDEALTKGAWEALGDAAHHLKSSLDGLGVESLRQVIREAEAYAETPPAPAHAARQVTLIRTVTEQVMAGLRTEFPEQQS, from the coding sequence ATGCAGCTCCCCCCGCTCGCACCTGCCGGCAATGCCGCCGCCCTGCCGGGGGTGGTGCCAAGGCAGGTACTGGCCAACCGGGTGGCGCTCATCCTGTTCAGCTACGACATGCGGCACCGCCAGCTGGTGCACTGCAACCAGCATTGCCACACCGTGCTGGGCTACACGGCCCAAGCGCTGCTGGCGCTGGGCGCCAGCCTGGGCCAGCAGATAATGCACCCAGACTCCCTGGCGCAGCTCATGCAATCGGATATGAAGCAGCTGCTGGCGCGGCACCAGACCGCCATCTGGGACTGCCGCGTGCGCCACCACGACGGCAGCTGGCACCTGCTGCGCCTGCGCATGCGGGCCAGCGTGCTGGGCCCCGAAGGCCAGGTCTGGGAGATTATGGGCAGTGCCGAAGACGTGACCCGCCATCGCGCCGCCATGGACGAGCTGCGCCAGAGCCGCCACCAGCTGCGGCAGGTGCTGGACGTGGTGCCCAACCTGGTGGCGGTGTTCGACCTGCAGCAGCAGCGCACCACCTACACTAACCGCCGCATCGAAACCCTGCTGGGTTATACCAGCGAAGAGATTCTAGCCTTCCCGCCCGGCCACCTGCTCCCGCACCTGCTGCCGACCGAGTCGCTGGTATGCTACCAGGGCACCATGAAGGACGTGGCCCAACTGCGCGATGGCGAGGTACGAGCCGTGGAGTACACGGCCCGCCACCGCGACGGCACCACCCGCTGGCTGCACAGCGCCCACGCGCCCTTTGGACGCGATGCCCAGGGCCGAACCACCAGCGTTATCAGCGTGACCGAGGATATTAGCGAGCAGCGGGCCGACGACGAGCAGCACCGCCTTGCCACCGCCCGGCTCACTGAGCAGCACCGCCTGTTCCGGCAGGTGATTGATGCCCTGCCCCACCCCATCTACCTAAAGGATGAGCACGGCAATTACCTGCTGGCCAACAAGTCGCTGGCCGCTTTGTATAATATGACGCCCGATGAGCTGGTGCGCGCCGGCAAGCCAGACATTCCAACCACGGAAGACGCCGCCCGCTACCGGCAGCAGGACCTGCAGGTGCTCACCACCGGCCAGGACCTGACGCAGGAGGAGTGCTTCACGAACCCCGATGGCCGGGTCAACTGGTTTAGCAGCGTGAAGCGACTGTTTGTGCAGGACGACGGCACGGCCCAGGTGCTGGGCGTGGACAGCAACATTACCGAGCTAAAAAGCACCCAGCAGGCCCTAGAGGGTGCCATTGCGACAGCCCAGGTTGATGCCCAGGCCAAGGAGGATTTCCTGGCCAACATGAGCCACGAAATCCGCACGCCGCTGCACGGCATTCTGGGCCTGACGGGGGTGCTGGTGAAAACCACCCTCAGCCGCAGCCAGCACGATTACCTGCGGCTGCTGGGCGAATCGGCCGAGCACCTACTCAATGTGCTGAACGACGTGCTCACCACCGCCCGCCTCGGCGCGGGCAAGCTGCAGCCCGAGGCCATATCTTTTGCTCCCATAGAGCTGCTGCGCGGCTGCGCGGCTCTGCTGCGGCCCCGCGCCCGGGAAAAGGGCCTGCACCTACGCATCGAGAAGCCCACGCTGCCCGGCCCCGTGCTGGGCGACGCGCACCGCCTGCGCCAGGTGCTGCTCAACCTGGTCAGCAACGCCATCAAGTTCACCGAAACCGGCACCATCCACCTGCGCTGCCGGGTGGTGCCCGGCCCCCGCCAGCACACCGAGCCTGCGGGCACGGTGTGGCTGCAATTCATGGTGAGCGACACCGGCCTGGGCATTGCGCCCGAAACACTGGATAAAATCTTCGAGCCCTTCACCCAGGCCACCGCCAGCACCGACCGCGAGTACGGCGGCACGGGCCTGGGCCTGAGTATTTCGGAAGGCCTGGTGAAACTCATGGGCGGTGTGCTGCAGGTGTCCAGCGAGGTGAACCAGGGCAGTACGTTTGCCTTCACGCTGGCCTTCCAGCCGGTAGCCGCCGCCCGCCCGGCAGAACCTAAAACGCCGGCCGAGGCCCCTGCCCTGGCCGATGCCGGCCGCATTTTGCTGGTAGAAGACAACCTGGTGAATAGCCTGCTGGCCGAAACCGTGCTGCGCAACTGGGGCTGGCAGGTAACCACCGCAGCCAGTGGACTGGCCGCCATCAACCTTTTTAAACACCGGACCTTCGACCTGGTATTAATGGATATTCAGATGCCGGGCATGGATGGCGAAACCGCCGCCCGCGCCCTGCGCCAACACCCCGACCCCAGCCGGGCCGCTACTCCGGTCATTGCCCTCACGGCCCGCGCCCAGTCCGGCGAGGCCGAGCGCCTGCGGGCATCCGGCTTTGCCGGCTACCTTGCCAAGCCCTACCGCGAAGAGCAGCTCCTCGAAACCATGCAGGCCGTGCTGGCACACCACAGCCAGGCCAGCAAATCCCCGTCTACTCCCCTCACCACTCCCACTATGCCTTCCGCAGCACCGTCTCTCTATAACCTAAGCAATGTGCGCCAGCTGGTGCGCAACGACGAAACCATCGTGCGCCGCCTGGCCTGGGCCTTCATCGAAACCACGCCCGCCATCCTCACTGCCCTCGACGAGGCCCTGACCAAAGGCGCCTGGGAAGCCCTGGGCGACGCCGCCCACCACCTCAAAAGCTCCCTCGACGGCCTGGGGGTGGAAAGCCTGCGCCAAGTCATCCGGGAGGCGGAGGCCTACGCCGAAACGCCGCCCGCCCCGGCCCACGCCGCCCGGCAGGTCACCCTCATCCGCACCGTTACGGAGCAGGTAATGGCCGGCCTGCGCACGGAGTTTCCGGAGCAGCAATCCTAG
- a CDS encoding DNA/RNA non-specific endonuclease produces the protein MKQTITRISSAALLLTLAASCSRTEQVAPSQQPIAATVNQDATRDNNLAMGNPSGAVTDATNSPNNYLMTKTQYTLSYSRDKGKPNWVSWHLSSAWLGTTARQDNFASDASLPSSWYHVGSTSYSGSGFDRGHNCPSADRTGSVADNTATFLMTNMMPQAPINNQQTWAGLENYARTLVNAGNEVYIIAGSYGSGGTGSNGYATTISSGRITVPSNCWKVMVVLPEGTGDAGRVTTSTRVIAVDMPNNNSIGTAWGAYRTTVNAIEAATGYDILSAVSTTVQSTIESNVDTGPTS, from the coding sequence ATGAAGCAAACCATTACCCGCATCAGCAGCGCCGCGCTGCTCCTGACCCTGGCCGCGTCGTGCTCGCGCACCGAGCAAGTAGCCCCCAGCCAGCAGCCCATTGCCGCCACCGTAAACCAGGATGCCACCCGCGACAACAACCTGGCCATGGGCAACCCCAGCGGCGCCGTGACCGACGCCACCAACTCGCCCAACAACTACCTGATGACCAAAACCCAGTATACCCTCTCGTACAGCCGCGATAAGGGCAAGCCGAACTGGGTGAGCTGGCACCTGAGCAGCGCCTGGCTGGGCACTACCGCCCGCCAGGATAATTTCGCTTCCGATGCCAGCCTGCCCAGCAGCTGGTACCACGTAGGCAGCACCAGCTACTCGGGCTCGGGCTTCGACCGTGGCCACAACTGCCCCTCGGCCGACCGCACCGGCTCGGTAGCCGACAACACGGCCACCTTTCTGATGACGAATATGATGCCCCAGGCCCCCATCAACAACCAGCAAACCTGGGCCGGCCTCGAGAACTACGCCCGTACCCTGGTGAATGCCGGCAACGAAGTCTACATCATTGCCGGCAGCTACGGCAGCGGCGGCACCGGCTCCAATGGCTACGCCACCACCATTAGCAGCGGCCGCATCACTGTGCCCAGCAATTGCTGGAAGGTGATGGTGGTGCTGCCCGAGGGCACCGGCGACGCCGGCCGCGTAACTACCAGCACCCGCGTTATCGCCGTGGACATGCCCAACAATAACTCCATCGGTACGGCCTGGGGCGCTTATCGCACCACGGTAAACGCCATTGAAGCCGCTACGGGCTATGATATTCTCTCGGCCGTGAGCACCACCGTGCAGAGCACCATTGAGTCGAACGTAGACACCGGCCCTACCAGCTGA
- a CDS encoding dihydroorotate dehydrogenase → MKLGAITLQNAVCLAAAPWELGGEGYEQLGAIFTKTVTMEPRAGLPGDEGILQVADQTLLNRTDLRIEGAEGLVQEHLPRLRRFGVPVFVSITAPGVPGFRKIARYLQREVGEQLAGVEVYITVPAGGSGADITARFVREATEAVRNELRDDAAVIVKLPPWPDHIRGLALAAQEGGATALAATNTLKVLHLPTDRAAAPLVGGLSGEALRPLAQRCVWELANDEKLMLPIFGTGGIFTLRDVQDYLRVGAQAVQVASGEWLSPGLSARLATEVAQIENVGK, encoded by the coding sequence ATGAAACTCGGAGCCATAACGTTACAGAATGCGGTGTGCCTGGCGGCGGCCCCGTGGGAGCTCGGCGGCGAGGGTTACGAGCAGCTGGGGGCGATTTTTACCAAAACCGTGACCATGGAGCCCCGCGCCGGCCTGCCCGGCGACGAAGGCATCCTGCAGGTCGCCGACCAAACCCTGCTCAACCGCACCGACCTGCGCATCGAAGGGGCCGAAGGGCTAGTGCAGGAGCACCTGCCGCGCCTGCGCCGTTTCGGCGTGCCGGTATTTGTGAGCATTACGGCGCCGGGCGTGCCGGGCTTCCGTAAAATTGCCCGCTACCTGCAACGGGAAGTGGGCGAGCAACTGGCTGGGGTGGAGGTATACATTACCGTACCGGCCGGCGGCTCGGGGGCCGATATAACAGCCCGCTTCGTGCGCGAGGCCACCGAGGCCGTGCGCAACGAGCTGCGCGACGATGCGGCCGTGATTGTAAAGCTGCCGCCGTGGCCCGACCACATCCGGGGCTTGGCCCTGGCGGCGCAGGAGGGCGGCGCGACCGCCCTGGCTGCTACCAATACCTTGAAGGTATTGCACCTGCCCACCGACCGCGCTGCCGCGCCGCTGGTCGGTGGCCTCTCGGGCGAGGCGCTGCGGCCACTGGCCCAGCGCTGCGTGTGGGAGCTGGCCAATGACGAGAAACTGATGCTGCCCATCTTCGGTACGGGCGGCATTTTTACGCTGCGCGACGTGCAGGACTACTTGCGCGTAGGAGCGCAGGCCGTGCAGGTGGCCAGCGGCGAATGGTTGTCGCCGGGCCTCTCGGCGCGGCTGGCGACCGAGGTGGCGCAGATAGAAAATGTGGGAAAATGA
- a CDS encoding NAD(P)/FAD-dependent oxidoreductase has product MDILLIGGGLAGLAAALDLARRGYQVAVVERKQYPFHKVCGEYVSNEALPYLRRLGADPAELGPAAISRFLLSSPGGRTLSSPLDLGGFGVSRYVLDDFLYRQGVAAGVVFHLKNTVTDVTFDPAADRHTVTLADGRTLTARVVLGTYGKRANLDRQLQRPFFAQRSPYLGVKYHLRLPGFPRDVIALHNFADGYAGISAIEEDKLCFCYLSSRQNLKDHGTIPALEREVLARNPRLREILDAAEVLYPQPEVINEISFAPKQPVEQHILMVGDAAGLITPLCGNGMAMALHGAALAAAAADVFLAGRTSRPQLETDYARAWQTQFGARLRVGRAVQQLFGGPLLSEAVVGGLRHWPGAVRALMRRTHGQPF; this is encoded by the coding sequence ATGGATATTTTGTTGATTGGCGGTGGCCTGGCCGGGCTGGCGGCCGCCCTGGACCTGGCCCGGCGCGGCTACCAGGTAGCAGTAGTGGAGCGCAAGCAGTATCCGTTTCATAAAGTGTGCGGCGAATACGTGAGCAATGAGGCGCTGCCCTACCTGCGCCGCCTCGGGGCCGACCCGGCTGAGTTGGGTCCGGCGGCCATTTCGCGGTTCCTGCTGTCGTCGCCGGGCGGCCGCACGCTTAGCAGCCCGCTCGACCTGGGCGGCTTTGGCGTGAGCCGCTACGTGCTCGATGATTTTCTGTACCGGCAGGGCGTGGCGGCCGGGGTGGTGTTTCACCTCAAAAACACGGTGACAGACGTAACCTTTGATCCCGCCGCCGACCGGCACACCGTGACCCTGGCCGACGGCCGCACCCTCACGGCCCGCGTGGTGCTGGGCACCTACGGCAAGCGCGCCAACCTCGACCGGCAGCTGCAGCGGCCGTTTTTCGCGCAGCGCTCGCCCTACCTGGGCGTGAAGTACCATTTGCGCCTGCCGGGCTTTCCGCGCGATGTGATTGCGCTGCACAACTTCGCCGATGGCTACGCCGGCATTTCAGCCATCGAGGAGGACAAGCTGTGCTTTTGCTACCTCAGCTCGCGCCAGAACCTGAAGGACCACGGCACTATTCCGGCGCTGGAGCGGGAGGTGCTGGCCCGCAACCCACGCCTGCGCGAAATCCTGGACGCGGCCGAAGTGCTGTATCCACAGCCCGAGGTCATCAACGAGATATCCTTCGCCCCCAAGCAGCCCGTGGAGCAGCACATCCTGATGGTGGGCGACGCGGCGGGCCTCATCACGCCGCTGTGTGGTAATGGTATGGCCATGGCGCTGCACGGCGCGGCGCTGGCGGCGGCGGCGGCCGATGTTTTTTTGGCGGGCCGCACCAGCCGCCCGCAGCTGGAAACGGACTACGCCCGCGCCTGGCAGACCCAGTTTGGGGCGCGCCTGCGGGTGGGCCGGGCGGTGCAGCAGCTCTTTGGCGGACCGCTGCTGAGCGAGGCGGTGGTGGGCGGCCTGCGCCACTGGCCGGGCGCGGTGCGGGCCCTGATGCGCCGCACCCACGGCCAGCCCTTCTAA
- a CDS encoding T9SS type A sorting domain-containing protein, giving the protein MMKRLLLALLLFVCLSLGVGPLLHTVPTVSAASMHRPGQQTRPSDYKTLLVYPNPSTGIVHLTINNLQGKKVELSVLNVIGSVLYHETVTEFNDKYSRTLDLSKFANGLYYVRLESDNTSQMCKLVIR; this is encoded by the coding sequence ATGATGAAACGCTTACTTTTAGCTCTGCTATTATTTGTCTGCCTTAGCCTTGGCGTAGGGCCGTTGCTGCACACGGTGCCCACCGTGTCGGCCGCCTCCATGCACCGCCCCGGCCAGCAAACCCGCCCCAGCGACTACAAAACCCTGCTGGTTTATCCTAACCCCAGCACCGGCATTGTGCACCTCACCATCAATAACTTGCAGGGCAAGAAAGTGGAGTTGAGCGTGCTGAACGTTATCGGCTCGGTGCTCTACCACGAAACCGTCACGGAATTCAACGACAAATATTCCCGCACGCTTGATTTAAGCAAATTTGCCAACGGCCTGTACTACGTGCGGCTTGAGTCGGATAACACCAGCCAGATGTGCAAGCTGGTTATTCGCTAA
- a CDS encoding sigma-54-dependent transcriptional regulator, whose translation MSPTLPFKIFVVEDNEWYGELLLHRLSQNPNHSVSRFTTAQACLEQLGEKPDFITLDYSLPDAKGEQVLRQIRERLQGTEVVVISGQEDVSTAVSMLQQGAYDYLVKDENTLDRLWNLVGKVAQQVSLRRENNQLRQQIGVRHGAGQAIFGEHASMQAVQTLITKAARTTITVSVSGETGTGKELVAKAIHFQSSRACLPFVAVNMAVIPRELVESELFGHEKGAFTGAVARRVGRLEEATGGTLFLDEIADLDLSLQAKLLHVLQEREVTRLGGNQTIPFDVRLIVATHRDLLTEVQAGRFREDLYYRLLGLPIVLPPLRQRGTDVLLLAGVFVRDFCQLNNLPPRQLTDSAREQLKAHPFPGNVRELKAVVELATVLADGEFIHGEDLPLRPGKATFGPGSQLSLREQTTAIVQSCLNELDGDVLAVAARLNIGKSTIYRMLRQRELHIG comes from the coding sequence ATGAGCCCTACTCTACCCTTCAAGATTTTTGTAGTCGAGGACAATGAATGGTATGGCGAGCTACTCCTGCACCGCCTCAGCCAGAACCCGAACCACAGCGTTTCGCGCTTCACCACGGCCCAGGCATGCCTGGAGCAGCTGGGCGAAAAGCCGGATTTTATCACGCTCGACTATTCGCTGCCCGATGCCAAGGGCGAGCAGGTGCTGCGCCAGATTCGGGAGCGGCTGCAGGGCACCGAAGTAGTGGTGATATCGGGCCAGGAGGACGTGAGCACCGCCGTCAGCATGCTTCAGCAGGGGGCCTACGACTACCTGGTGAAGGATGAGAACACGCTCGACCGCCTCTGGAACCTGGTGGGCAAAGTAGCCCAGCAGGTGAGCCTGCGCCGCGAGAACAACCAGCTGCGCCAGCAGATTGGGGTGCGCCACGGAGCCGGCCAGGCCATTTTCGGCGAGCACGCGTCGATGCAGGCCGTGCAAACCCTCATCACCAAGGCGGCCCGCACCACCATCACGGTGAGCGTGAGCGGCGAAACCGGCACGGGTAAAGAACTGGTGGCCAAGGCAATTCACTTTCAGTCGAGCCGGGCGTGCCTGCCATTTGTGGCCGTAAACATGGCAGTCATTCCGCGCGAGCTGGTGGAGAGCGAGCTATTTGGGCACGAGAAGGGGGCATTTACCGGGGCGGTGGCCCGCCGCGTGGGCCGGCTGGAAGAAGCCACCGGCGGCACCCTGTTTCTGGACGAGATAGCCGACCTCGACCTGAGCCTGCAGGCCAAGCTGCTGCACGTGCTGCAAGAGCGCGAAGTAACCCGCTTGGGCGGCAACCAGACCATCCCGTTCGATGTGCGCCTGATTGTGGCCACGCATCGCGACCTGCTGACGGAGGTGCAGGCCGGCCGCTTCCGCGAAGACCTGTACTACCGCCTGCTGGGCCTGCCCATTGTGCTGCCCCCCCTGCGCCAGCGCGGGACCGATGTGCTGCTGCTGGCTGGGGTATTCGTGCGCGATTTCTGCCAGCTCAACAACCTGCCGCCACGCCAGCTCACCGACTCGGCCCGCGAGCAGCTGAAGGCGCATCCGTTTCCGGGCAACGTGCGCGAGCTGAAGGCCGTGGTGGAGCTGGCTACCGTGCTGGCCGACGGCGAGTTCATTCATGGCGAAGACCTGCCCCTGCGCCCCGGCAAAGCCACCTTTGGCCCCGGCAGCCAGCTTTCGCTGCGCGAGCAGACCACGGCCATCGTGCAAAGCTGCCTCAATGAGCTGGACGGCGACGTACTGGCCGTGGCGGCCCGCCTGAACATCGGGAAATCTACTATTTACCGTATGTTACGGCAACGCGAGCTGCACATCGGGTAA
- a CDS encoding T9SS type A sorting domain-containing protein, with amino-acid sequence MAVAKAVAVPQLETYPNPAPDAQAVKVHFVNMPAGGGLVQTYSEMGQLVSQQPVGQVTTGLELPRLAPGLYHVVLRDAAGQRLATQRLIISGQQHTAGPLQKVPLAHCQRDFLFSVRLIGSRLGRPWPAALPTN; translated from the coding sequence GTGGCGGTAGCCAAAGCAGTGGCCGTGCCGCAGCTCGAAACCTACCCCAACCCCGCCCCCGATGCCCAGGCCGTGAAGGTGCATTTTGTGAACATGCCGGCCGGGGGCGGCCTGGTGCAGACGTATTCGGAAATGGGCCAGCTGGTGAGCCAGCAGCCCGTGGGCCAGGTCACTACCGGTCTGGAATTGCCCAGGTTGGCTCCCGGCCTCTACCATGTAGTGCTACGCGATGCTGCCGGACAGCGGCTGGCTACGCAACGCCTGATAATTAGCGGCCAACAGCACACCGCAGGCCCTTTGCAGAAAGTCCCGTTGGCGCATTGCCAGCGGGACTTTCTGTTTTCCGTGAGGCTGATTGGCAGTCGTTTAGGCAGGCCCTGGCCCGCCGCCTTGCCAACCAACTAA